One genomic region from Argentina anserina chromosome 2, drPotAnse1.1, whole genome shotgun sequence encodes:
- the LOC126783588 gene encoding F-box protein SKIP23-like, producing the protein MAADWTQLPPELVESISKKLKIYSDYLRFQAVCHSWQSSIPKTPNHLPPQLPWLMLPQSQPNQSHRAFYNLSNSRVHFLHLPEASHRKRRCGSSHGWLVILDETPSVLLVNPLTRGKRHLPPLSTFPNVVSFDYSQIGREYVLRSLSGELHTRSLIQMRDSFVKKLVLSSSPVKDAGFVALTIVNQTGDLAFCREGDKSWSFIDEARCYSEDVISCNGLFYAVDNHGIVAECDVKGPAPVVRIIQTPRLDDADMRYLVSSGADLLLVSRYLDVDHDIVNDDANVNYRTVGFDVFRMNWIGPRWGKVENLGDRMLFIGENSSFSLSASDFPGCVGNCIYFTDDYSELNYESGVGGYDSGIFRLWDGMIQELPPYPRNSDYQVYWPPGSLPLWVIPNPC; encoded by the coding sequence ATGGCCGCCGATTGGACCCAACTCCCACCGGAGCTCGTAGAATCAATCTCCAAAAAGCTGAAAATCTACTCCGACTATCTCCGATTCCAAGCCGTGTGTCACAGCTGGCAATCCTCTATCCCAAAAACTCCAAACCACCTCCCTCCTCAGCTCCCATGGCTGATGCTCCCCCAATCCCAACCCAACCAATCCCACCGAGCCTTCTACAACCTCTCCAACAGCAGGGTTCACTTCCTCCACCTTCCAGAAGCTTCTCACCGCAAGCGCCGCTGCGGCTCCTCCCACGGCTGGCTTGTCATCCTCGACGAGACCCCCTCCGTCCTCCTTGTCAACCCCCTGACACGGGGCAAGCGCCACCTCCCTCCGCTCTCCACTTTCCCGAACGTCGTTAGTTTCGACTACTCCCAAATTGGGCGGGAGTACGTGCTCCGGTCCCTCTCCGGCGAGCTCCACACCCGCAGCTTGATCCAAATGCGTGATTCCTTTGTGAAGAAGCTCGTGCTGTCTTCGAGTCCGGTGAAAGACGCCGGGTTCGTTGCCCTGACGATTGTGAATCAGACCGGTGACTTGGCGTTTTGTAGGGAGGGGGACAAAAGTTGGAGTTTCATAGATGAAGCGAGGTGTTATTCGGAGGACGTCATTTCTTGCAATGGCTTGTTTTATGCAGTTGATAATCATGGCATTGTTGCAGAGTGCGATGTGAAGGGTCCGGCCCCTGTGGTTAGGATCATCCAAACGCCGAGATTGGACGATGCGGATATGAGGTATTTGGTGAGTTCGGGGGCGGATTTGTTGTTGGTTAGCAGGTATTTGGATGTTGATCATGACATTGTGAATGATGATGCAAATGTGAATTACAGAACAGTAGGATTCGATGTTTTTAGGATGAACTGGATAGGCCCGAGGTGGGGGAAGGTTGAGAACTTAGGTGATAGGATGCTGTTTATTGGGGAAAACTCGTCATTTTCATTGTCGGCATCTGATTTTCCAGGATGTGTGGGGAATTGTATTTATTTTACAGATGATTACTCCGAGTTGAACTATGAAAGTGGAGTTGGGGGATATGATTCGGGCATTTTCAGATTATGGGATGGAATGATACAAGAATTGCCCCCGTATCCAAGGAATTCGGACTACCAGGTATATTGGCCTCCCGGCTCTCTACCGCTTTGGGTTATCCCCAATCCATGCTAA